The proteins below come from a single Malus domestica chromosome 03, GDT2T_hap1 genomic window:
- the LOC108172394 gene encoding uncharacterized protein, with amino-acid sequence MPPFDTDKDDENESIYRQMSLVDVPDFPQVDFYGNRYQDLGDRCRENGNEEALFRHGMDHYFGRGSTSSALGREWLMRAANGGHPCASLAYCSILVMSGADEVPTGLNIMSNAVNPSNLQECRDRMAEYVGGMPYVSMEMVFSTIFPYCEQKLHCSACGADLENDWTVGMMEATMIGQKQIEWNGECKACDMHWEVFIFGMLFCSRWMD; translated from the coding sequence ATGCCTCCTTTCGACACAGATAAAGATGACGAAAATGAGTCCATATATCGGCAGATGTCACTGGTAGATGTTCCAGACTTCCCTCAGGTTGATTTTTATGGAAACAGATACCAGGACCTCGGGGACCGTTGTCGGGAGAACGGGAACGAAGAGGCTTTGTTCCGACATGGAATGGATCACTACTTTGGTAGAGGAAGTACCAGCAGCGCGCTGGGACGAGAATGGCTGATGCGCGCAGCAAACGGCGGGCATCCATGTGCATCCCTTGCTTATTGCTCGATTTTGGTGATGTCCGGGGCAGACGAGGTCCCAACAGGTCTAAACATCATGTCTAATGCAGTTAATCCATCGAATTTACAGGAATGTAGGGACAGAATGGCTGAATATGTTGGAGGCATGCCATATGTTAGTATGGAGATGGTTTTCAGCACCATTTTTCCGTACTGTGAGCAAAAACTACATTGTAGTGCATGTGGAGCCGATTTAGAAAATGACTGGACTGTTGGAATGATGGAAGCCACCATGATTGGGCAAAAGCAAATCGAGTGGAATGGGGAATGCAAAGCCTGTGATATGCATTGGGAGGTGTTCATATTTGGTATGCTTTTCTGTAGCCGATGGATGGACTAA
- the LOC103427334 gene encoding dicarboxylate transporter 1, chloroplastic: protein MASIALTTAATTSTSTLPSLRSRTPFPKSLLLKPFPASQTRRNSLKTAAFGFNKTLSPLISSPKLPNLTRDFTHSRRGFSVKATVATGGSSITPAKEPWQGAAMKPLIASIATGVILWFVPTPAGVTKNAWQLLSIFLATIVGIITQPLPLGAVALLGLGASVLTKTLTFGAAFSAFGDPIPWLIALAFFFARGFIKTGLGNRIAYQFVSLFGSSSLGLGYSLVFSEALLAPAIPSVSARAGGIFLPLVKSLCVACGSNVGDGTEGKLGSWLMLTCFQTSVISSAMFLTAMAANPLSANLALNTIKQTIGWTDWAKAAIVPGLVSLIVVPLLLYIIYPPEVKSSPDAPKLARERLEKMGPMSKNEIIMAGTLFLTVGLWIFGGILGVDAVTAAILGLSVLLVTGVITWKECLAESVAWDTLTWFAALIAMAGYLNKYGLISWFSQTIVKFVGGLGLSWQASFGILVLLYFYSHYFFASGAAHIGAMFTAFLSVSTALGTPPYFGAMVLAFLSNLMGGLTHYGIGSAPVFYGANYVPLAKWWGYGFLVSVVNIIIWLGVGGVWWKFIGLW from the exons ATGGCGTCGATCGCCCTCACAACCGCCGccaccacctccacctccaccctCCCCTCCCTCAGATCCCGCACTCCCTTCCCCAAATCGCTACTCCTAAAGCCGTTTCCCGCCTCCCAAACCCGCCGAAACTCCCTCAAAACCGCCGCCTTCGGTTTCAACAAAACCCTCTCCCCCCTCATTTCCTCCCCCAAACTCCCCAATTTAACCCGGGACTTCACTCACTCCCGCCGTGGCTTCTCCGTCAAAGCCACTGTAGCCACCGGTGGGTCCTCCATCACTCCCGCCAAGGAACCATGGCAGGGCGCAGCTATGAAGCCTCTAATCGCGTCGATCGCGACGGGAGTTATCCTCTGGTTCGTCCCTACTCCAGCAGGAGTCACCAAAAACGCGTGGCAGCTTCTCTCCATTTTCCTTGCCACCATCGTCGGTATCATTACTCAGCCCCTGCCTCTCGGAGCCGTCGCCTTGCTCGGCCTCGGCGCCTCCGTCCTCACGAAAACGCTGACTTTCGGCGCTGCTTTCTCCGCCTTCGGAGATCCGATCCCCTGGCTCATCGCCCTCGCCTTCTTCTTCGCCCGAGGCTTCATCAAGACCGGACTCGGAAATCGAATTGCGTACCAGTTCGTCTCCCTCTTTGGTAGCTCCTCTCTGGGGTTAGGGTACAGTCTGGTCTTCAGCGAGGCCTTGCTGGCCCCAGCGATCCCTTCCGTCTCCGCCCGAGCCGGAGGGATTTTCTTGCCGTTGGTGAAGTCCCTCTGCGTCGCCTGCGGCAGCAATGTCGGTGACGGGACCGAGGGTAAGTTGGGGTCGTGGTTGATGCTCACGTGCTTCCAGACTTCGGTGATTTCGTCGGCAATGTTCTTGACGGCCATGGCTGCTAACCCCTTGAGCGCCAACTTGGCATTAAACACGATTAAGCAGACGATTGGGTGGACCGATTGGGCCAAGGCGGCGATTGTGCCAGGTTTGGTGTCGTTGATTGTGGTGCCTCTGCTGTTGTACATTATATACCCGCCGGAGGTGAAGAGCAGCCCGGACGCGCCAAAGCTTGCAAGGGAGAGGCTGGAGAAGATGGGGCCAATGTCtaaaaatgagattatcatgGCCGGGACTCTGTTTCTTACG GTGGGGCTTTGGATTTTCGGAGGAATTTTGGGTGTGGATGCTGTAACTGCTGCTATTCTTGGATTATCTGTTCTCCTCGTTACTGGTGTTATTACATGGAAGGAGTGCTTAGCTGAATCAGTGGCCTGGGATACACTTACTTGGTTTGCTGCACTCATAGCAATGGCTGGGTATCTCAACAAATATGGTCTCATTTCTTGGTTTAGCCAGACCATAGTTAAG TTTGTTGGCGGATTGGGTCTTTCATGGCAAGCGTCTTTTGGCATTCTGGTTCTTCTATATTTCTACTCTCACTACTTCTTCGCCAGTGGAGCTGCTCATATCGGTGCCATGTTTACAGCATTCTTGTCTGTTTCTACTGCCCTTGGTACTCCTCCATACTTTGGAGCGATGGTGCTTGCATTCCTCTCCAACCTCATGGGTGGTCTTACCCATTACGGCATTGGATCAGCACCTGTTTTCTATGGTGCTAACTACGTCCCACTTGCCAAGTGGTGGGGTTACGGATTCCTTGTATCCGTGGTCAACATCATTATTTGGCTTGGAGTTGGAGGGGTTTGGTGGAAGTTCATCGGCTTGTGGTAA